A stretch of DNA from Thalassospiraceae bacterium LMO-SO8:
AACCTGCCCGGATTGCCACGTGCCGCACCAATGGACGGACAAGATCGCGCGCAAGATGCAGGCCTCGAAAGAAGTCTGGGGCAAGATTTTCGGCACCATCTCGACCCGCGACAAGTTCCTGGAAAAACGCCTGGAACTGGCGGGCCATGAGTGGGAGCGGCTGAAGGCCAACGATTCCCTGGAATGCCGCAACTGCCACAACTTCGAATTCATGGACTTCACGGCGCAGAGCAAGCGGGCCGCCGACCACCACGCACGGTTCCTCACCAACAAGGAAAAGACCTGCATCGACTGCCACAAGGGCATCGCGCATCGATTGCCGGACATGGCCGGAGTCGCAAAGTGACGACGCCGGGCCGAAATTAAGGCGCGGCCCGCCGCCGCGACCTTTTCCCCGCCACGGTTCCAGCGCAGAATGGCGCCTCCGCAAACGAAACGGAGGACCCGCCATGTCCGCGTCGCCATCCCCGGAAGATCGCCTGTCAGACATCCTGTCTCCCGAACGGGGCGCCGTCGTCACGGGCGCGGCCAGCGGTATCG
This window harbors:
- a CDS encoding cytochrome c3 family protein gives rise to the protein MALRDSVITLWKTLTGPARHFSLGFLTFGGFIAGIVFWGGFNTALELTNTETFCISCHEMRDNVYAELKTTIHYTNRSGVRATCPDCHVPHQWTDKIARKMQASKEVWGKIFGTISTRDKFLEKRLELAGHEWERLKANDSLECRNCHNFEFMDFTAQSKRAADHHARFLTNKEKTCIDCHKGIAHRLPDMAGVAK